A genomic region of Ignavibacteria bacterium contains the following coding sequences:
- a CDS encoding 2-oxoacid:ferredoxin oxidoreductase subunit beta, with the protein MTTIAPEVKYTPKDFQSDQDVRWCPGCGDYSILAQVQRTLPLLNIKKEDYVFVSGIGCSSRFPYYVDLYGFHGIHGRAPAIATGIKLVNPKLSVWVATGDGDLLSIGGNHFIHACRKNIDLKILLFNNRIYGLTKGQYSPTSELNKVTKSSPYGTVDYPFNPVALAIGTEATFVARSMDRDPKHLQEMILRAGQHKGLAFIEIYQNCNIFNDGAFLHLTEKEYKPENVVYLKHGEPLIFGKENDKGIRMDGMTPVVVSLKDGKWSKDDLLVHDEFNPDPAYASMLAHMNEKPGLPTPVGVFRQIYKPTYDEMLHDQIKKVKEKKGEGDLRKLFFNATTWEIK; encoded by the coding sequence ATGACAACAATAGCTCCAGAAGTAAAATATACACCGAAAGATTTTCAATCCGATCAGGATGTTAGATGGTGCCCGGGTTGTGGTGATTACAGTATTTTAGCTCAAGTTCAAAGAACTCTTCCGTTATTGAATATCAAAAAAGAAGACTATGTATTCGTTTCTGGAATTGGATGTTCAAGCCGTTTCCCTTATTATGTTGATCTCTATGGGTTCCACGGAATTCACGGAAGAGCTCCAGCAATTGCAACAGGAATCAAATTAGTTAATCCTAAATTGTCTGTCTGGGTTGCAACAGGTGATGGTGATTTACTCTCTATCGGTGGAAATCATTTTATTCATGCTTGCAGAAAAAATATTGATCTCAAAATTCTTCTTTTCAATAATAGAATTTATGGACTAACAAAAGGTCAATATTCACCAACATCTGAATTAAATAAGGTAACAAAGAGCTCGCCTTACGGAACAGTTGATTATCCTTTTAATCCTGTTGCTCTTGCAATTGGAACTGAAGCTACATTTGTTGCTCGTTCAATGGATAGAGATCCAAAACATTTACAAGAAATGATTTTAAGAGCTGGTCAACACAAAGGTCTTGCATTTATTGAAATATATCAGAACTGCAATATTTTCAATGATGGTGCATTCTTACATCTAACAGAAAAAGAATATAAACCTGAAAATGTCGTTTATTTAAAGCATGGTGAACCGTTGATTTTTGGTAAAGAAAATGACAAAGGAATTCGTATGGACGGAATGACGCCCGTTGTTGTCTCTTTGAAAGATGGTAAATGGTCAAAAGATGATTTGCTTGTCCATGATGAATTTAATCCCGATCCAGCTTATGCATCAATGCTTGCTCATATGAATGAAAAACCAGGTTTGCCAACTCCAGTTGGTGTGTTCCGTCAAATTTATAAACCAACCTATGATGAGATGCTGCATGATCAGATAAAGAAAGTTAAAGAGAAAAAAGGCGAAGGTGATTTACGAAAATTGTTCTTTAATGCAACAACATGGGAAATTAAGTAA
- the dndD gene encoding DNA sulfur modification protein DndD, with protein MFINKISITNFKCFEGTIVINDLAKDLSDKKNIILIGGLNGAGKTTIFEAILLCLYGQKNKNLWPSKGAKREDYQNYISSVLNREAKKNSLRPRMSIEIELKDIEISGVKQSIAVNRTWIFNNNSQFDENLEISLLINNVKEPFEFYTKENWDDFIEELIPYDISQFFFFDGEKIQDFVKDEDREFAESLEKVLGISLFRKLQEDLDITRRKIAKEYEENSELKEKILEIESEIEKLERIITLNQEKIDEIDQQINQIDLDIERIDSETKRISNINYSSIEEYEKTKEEYLQKKASLEEKIFRDLKEKLPFVLNIDLCLEILEQLKKEDKFKDNIIINEKNKNKIEIIADKFIKEIERFNQIQEDLKIKYKNILINILKNELLETQQENILILHDLSKSESMVIEQQINEIYNDDFVENFQKNINDFYFLENQLKKIKSNRINTNDDEIKKLLEEKGALKKEKDILIEQKNSLSTENLKLKKEVETKRRKLSEYENKVENTSKMKDQIEYCKRLKHTIEDYIIELRITKISQLQNYTLEMWNKLAIKKDQIKKIIINPNTDFTIELYDKNNNLIDKTKLSAGEKEILAISLIYSLTRIADRELPIVIDTPLGRLDTYHRENISRFYFPNASHQVILLSTNTEIVNKELEVIKECISKKFYIERISTRSQIKEGYFE; from the coding sequence ATGTTTATTAATAAAATTTCAATTACAAACTTTAAATGTTTTGAAGGCACAATTGTAATTAACGATTTAGCAAAAGATTTGAGTGATAAGAAAAATATCATTTTGATTGGCGGATTAAACGGAGCTGGTAAAACAACTATTTTTGAAGCAATATTATTATGTCTTTATGGTCAGAAAAATAAAAACTTATGGCCATCTAAAGGGGCGAAAAGAGAGGATTATCAAAATTATATTTCATCTGTATTAAATAGGGAAGCAAAGAAAAATAGTCTTCGCCCCCGAATGTCTATTGAAATAGAACTAAAAGACATTGAAATAAGTGGGGTTAAACAATCTATTGCTGTAAATAGAACTTGGATATTCAACAACAACTCCCAATTTGATGAAAATTTAGAAATATCTTTATTAATAAATAATGTAAAAGAACCGTTTGAATTTTATACAAAGGAAAATTGGGATGATTTTATCGAGGAATTAATACCTTACGATATATCACAGTTTTTCTTTTTTGATGGAGAAAAAATTCAAGATTTTGTTAAAGATGAAGATAGGGAATTTGCAGAATCATTAGAAAAAGTTTTAGGAATATCACTTTTTCGTAAACTTCAGGAAGACTTAGATATAACAAGAAGAAAAATAGCAAAAGAATATGAGGAAAATTCAGAATTAAAAGAAAAGATTTTAGAAATAGAGAGTGAAATAGAAAAACTTGAAAGAATTATAACTCTTAATCAAGAAAAAATTGATGAAATAGATCAACAAATAAATCAAATAGATTTAGACATTGAAAGGATTGATAGTGAAACAAAAAGAATATCTAACATTAATTATTCTTCGATTGAAGAATATGAAAAAACAAAAGAAGAATATTTACAAAAGAAAGCTAGTCTAGAAGAAAAAATTTTTCGTGACCTTAAGGAAAAGTTACCATTTGTATTAAATATCGATTTATGTTTAGAAATTCTTGAACAGTTGAAAAAAGAGGATAAATTTAAAGACAATATTATTATTAATGAAAAGAATAAGAATAAAATTGAAATTATTGCTGATAAATTTATCAAGGAAATTGAAAGATTTAATCAAATACAGGAAGATTTAAAGATTAAGTATAAGAATATTTTAATAAATATATTAAAAAATGAATTATTAGAAACGCAACAAGAAAATATTTTAATTTTACATGATTTGTCAAAATCTGAATCAATGGTTATTGAACAACAAATCAATGAAATATACAATGATGATTTTGTAGAAAATTTCCAGAAAAACATAAATGACTTTTACTTTTTAGAAAATCAGCTAAAAAAAATTAAATCTAATAGAATAAATACAAATGACGATGAGATAAAAAAACTATTAGAAGAAAAAGGGGCTCTAAAAAAAGAGAAAGATATCTTAATTGAGCAAAAAAATAGCTTAAGCACTGAAAATCTAAAACTTAAAAAAGAAGTTGAAACTAAAAGAAGAAAATTATCTGAATATGAAAATAAAGTTGAAAATACATCTAAAATGAAAGATCAGATTGAGTACTGTAAAAGACTAAAACATACAATTGAAGATTATATAATTGAACTTAGAATAACCAAAATAAGTCAATTACAAAATTATACTCTTGAAATGTGGAATAAACTTGCTATTAAAAAAGATCAAATAAAAAAAATCATTATTAATCCAAATACAGATTTTACAATTGAACTTTATGATAAAAACAATAATCTTATAGATAAAACAAAATTATCAGCAGGAGAAAAAGAAATTTTAGCGATATCTTTAATTTATTCATTAACTAGAATTGCAGACAGAGAACTTCCTATTGTTATAGATACTCCTTTAGGCAGACTTGACACATACCACCGAGAAAATATTTCAAGATTCTATTTTCCCAATGCTAGCCATCAAGTAATTCTACTATCTACAAATACTGAAATAGTAAATAAAGAATTGGAAGTAATAAAAGAATGTATTTCAAAAAAGTTTTATATAGAAAGAATAAGCACTAGATCTCAAATTAAGGAAGGATATTTTGAATAG
- a CDS encoding 2-oxoacid:acceptor oxidoreductase subunit alpha codes for MEKEIKEITHVTIRFAGDSGDGMQLTGNIFGDTTALVGNDLSTLPDYPSEIRAPAGTLYGVSGFQLHFGSQEIYTPGDQPDVLVAMNPAALKVNLKDLYPGAIIIVNSDAFDQKNLQLAHFESNPLEDGSLSQYQVISVPITTLTLNALEGMGLSMKEMTRCKNFFTLGLTYWMFDRPLEPTIKWIHEKFAKNPKIAEANEKALKAGYYFGDTAEIFTMRFSIKPAKLEPGVYRNIMGNEALALGFVAASKKAGIPLFQGSYPITPASEILHELSALRNYDVITFQAEDEIAGICTAIGASFAGGLGITTTSGPGFSLKSEAMGLAVMAELPLVICDIQRAGPSTGMPTKTEQGDLLQAMFGRNGEAPIPIIAAKSPADCFNAAYEASRIAIKYMTPVIVMSEGYIAQGSEPWKIPDPDTLPAIEVKFAKPEEYQEQKFQPYLRNELNVRPWAIPGTPGLEHRIGGLEKRHITGEVTSDPQNHEFMVKLRQEKIDKIADDIPLQDVYGDPEGDLLVLGWGGTFGAIRDAVNRVREKGYKVSQAHLFYLNPMPKNLGEILHNFKKVLIPELNLGQLAFVIRAKYLVPVYQLNKIQGLPFRSSEIEKKIYELLGVN; via the coding sequence ATGGAAAAGGAAATAAAAGAAATAACTCACGTAACCATTCGCTTTGCCGGTGATTCAGGCGATGGAATGCAATTAACCGGAAATATCTTCGGAGATACAACTGCTCTTGTCGGTAACGATTTAAGTACGCTACCAGATTATCCGTCAGAGATTAGAGCACCAGCTGGAACTCTTTATGGTGTTAGTGGATTTCAGCTGCATTTTGGTTCGCAGGAAATTTACACACCAGGTGATCAACCAGATGTTTTGGTTGCAATGAATCCTGCAGCATTGAAAGTCAATCTAAAGGATTTGTATCCTGGTGCAATAATTATTGTTAATAGTGATGCTTTTGATCAGAAAAATCTTCAACTTGCTCATTTCGAATCTAATCCGCTTGAAGACGGGTCATTATCACAATATCAGGTAATTTCAGTCCCCATCACCACATTGACATTAAATGCTTTAGAGGGTATGGGTCTTTCTATGAAAGAAATGACCCGTTGTAAAAACTTTTTTACACTTGGCTTAACTTATTGGATGTTTGATAGACCTCTTGAACCTACAATAAAATGGATTCACGAAAAGTTTGCTAAAAATCCAAAGATTGCTGAAGCAAATGAGAAAGCTCTAAAAGCTGGTTATTACTTCGGCGATACAGCTGAGATTTTCACAATGAGATTTTCGATAAAACCTGCTAAGCTTGAGCCAGGAGTTTATCGAAATATAATGGGTAATGAAGCTCTTGCACTTGGTTTTGTCGCTGCATCTAAAAAAGCTGGTATTCCACTCTTTCAAGGTTCTTATCCAATTACACCAGCCAGTGAGATTCTTCATGAGTTGAGTGCCTTAAGAAATTATGATGTTATAACATTCCAAGCCGAAGATGAGATCGCAGGAATTTGTACAGCAATTGGTGCTTCATTTGCTGGTGGATTAGGAATTACAACAACAAGTGGTCCGGGATTTTCATTGAAGAGTGAAGCAATGGGACTTGCCGTGATGGCTGAGTTACCACTTGTGATCTGTGATATTCAAAGAGCTGGTCCGAGTACAGGAATGCCAACAAAAACTGAACAGGGCGATTTACTTCAAGCAATGTTTGGAAGAAATGGAGAAGCACCTATTCCAATAATTGCTGCTAAGAGTCCTGCCGATTGCTTTAATGCAGCTTACGAAGCTTCTCGAATTGCTATTAAATATATGACACCTGTAATTGTAATGTCGGAAGGTTACATTGCTCAGGGCTCAGAACCATGGAAAATTCCTGATCCCGACACACTGCCGGCAATTGAAGTTAAATTTGCTAAACCAGAAGAATATCAAGAACAAAAATTTCAGCCTTATCTTCGCAATGAATTAAATGTTCGCCCATGGGCAATTCCAGGAACTCCAGGACTTGAGCATAGAATTGGTGGACTTGAAAAGAGACACATTACTGGTGAAGTTACAAGTGATCCACAGAACCATGAATTTATGGTTAAGTTAAGACAAGAAAAGATTGATAAAATTGCAGATGATATTCCTTTGCAGGATGTTTATGGAGATCCTGAAGGTGATTTGTTAGTTCTCGGATGGGGTGGAACATTTGGCGCAATTCGTGACGCGGTTAATCGTGTTCGTGAAAAAGGTTATAAAGTCTCTCAAGCTCATTTGTTCTATTTAAATCCAATGCCCAAAAATCTTGGTGAGATTTTACATAACTTCAAAAAAGTATTGATACCGGAACTTAATCTTGGTCAACTCGCGTTTGTCATTAGAGCTAAGTATTTAGTTCCAGTTTATCAGCTGAATAAGATTCAAGGTCTTCCGTTTAGATCTTCTGAAATTGAAAAGAAAATTTATGAATTGTTAGGAGTAAATTAA
- a CDS encoding DUF853 family protein codes for MYKVKIKLKLENEDDLWTLRIAFARSLQTGQKFLVDNSDEIKEANKTGKRKEIDIDTFVQKNGLLIKSLLNQYYNKLLDDDEYIYLLVKHIEHGLYIIHQDLSENLDGFDYLAYLIRSYSKKAQSKIKSSESPTYHGFKDLIKLRVGVDKKINQPIYINFNNFIEHPNNYVGIIGKPGSGKTFFVKYLLTEIRKSTNFKTNFIIFDYAKGDISNDENFVKQTNSLVFDIIDQPLPINVFKLKNNNYKEIKFTAERIVNLFKEVEATIGTVQEQNLYNAIVQSYEKLMHQENPFPDFLTVKEELEKISSKVDTLTSILRPLVEHNLFASREANHWDSLIDKTLIIDIHKLPALKELVVYLVLEELYKELLNLDDAYEDKYTSSRELKIIIVIDEAHHFLKNKNRVRTLENIIREIRSKGASVILLSQSPDDFDYTDFNFLELLEFVFILNCNPSSIKFLQQKFGLSLEQARYYLKIVNNLNVGEALTKIGSEIKEVILCK; via the coding sequence ATGTATAAAGTAAAAATAAAATTAAAGTTAGAAAATGAAGATGATTTATGGACTTTAAGAATAGCTTTTGCTAGATCTCTTCAAACGGGTCAAAAATTTTTAGTGGATAATTCCGATGAAATCAAAGAAGCTAATAAAACCGGTAAGAGAAAAGAAATTGATATAGATACTTTTGTCCAAAAAAATGGATTATTAATAAAGTCATTATTAAATCAGTATTATAATAAATTATTAGATGATGATGAGTATATTTATCTATTAGTTAAACATATTGAGCATGGTTTATATATCATTCATCAGGATTTATCAGAAAATTTAGATGGATTTGATTATTTAGCATACTTAATTAGGAGTTATTCTAAAAAAGCTCAATCAAAAATTAAAAGTTCAGAGAGTCCAACTTATCACGGTTTTAAAGATTTAATTAAACTTAGGGTTGGAGTAGACAAGAAGATTAATCAACCCATTTATATTAATTTTAATAATTTTATAGAACACCCCAATAATTATGTTGGCATAATAGGCAAACCTGGTAGCGGTAAGACATTTTTTGTTAAATATTTACTCACAGAAATTAGAAAAAGTACTAATTTCAAAACTAACTTTATAATTTTTGATTATGCTAAAGGTGATATTTCGAATGATGAAAATTTTGTCAAACAAACAAATTCTCTTGTTTTTGATATTATCGATCAACCATTACCTATTAATGTATTTAAATTAAAAAACAATAATTATAAAGAAATAAAATTTACAGCTGAAAGGATAGTTAATCTTTTTAAAGAAGTAGAAGCAACAATCGGTACAGTACAAGAGCAAAATCTATATAATGCTATTGTACAATCCTACGAAAAATTAATGCATCAAGAAAATCCATTTCCTGACTTTTTAACAGTCAAAGAAGAATTAGAAAAAATATCTAGTAAAGTAGATACATTAACTTCAATTCTAAGACCTTTGGTTGAACACAATTTATTTGCTTCAAGAGAAGCAAATCACTGGGACTCATTAATCGACAAAACTTTAATTATTGATATCCATAAATTACCGGCTTTAAAAGAATTAGTAGTTTATTTGGTCTTAGAAGAATTATATAAAGAACTATTAAATTTAGACGATGCCTACGAAGACAAATATACTAGCTCTAGAGAATTAAAGATTATTATAGTTATTGACGAGGCTCATCACTTTTTAAAGAACAAAAATAGAGTTAGAACCCTTGAAAATATAATAAGAGAAATAAGGTCGAAGGGTGCATCTGTTATATTGCTTTCGCAATCTCCTGACGATTTTGATTATACTGACTTTAATTTCTTAGAATTATTAGAATTTGTATTTATATTAAATTGTAACCCTTCATCAATAAAATTCCTTCAACAAAAATTTGGACTTTCATTAGAGCAAGCAAGATATTATTTAAAAATTGTAAACAACCTAAACGTTGGTGAAGCATTAACTAAAATAGGCTCAGAGATAAAAGAAGTAATTTTATGTAAATAA
- the dsbD gene encoding protein-disulfide reductase DsbD — MKKIIYLIVSLLLTTSVYSQKVLTIEASKSHTKIKSGENLYLILKVKIDPEWHINSNKPNEDYLIPSDVSINSAEGFLISQKIFPKAKELKFDFSDVPVSVFEGEFEIPLIIRIPENLKEGNYKFEIEFSYQACNNQTCLPPDKEKVLVEIGVVSNSSQEAKNSNFNFAAFEKKAEDKKESSLFDEGNLLLSFILVFLGGLALNLTPCVYPLIPITLGYFGGQSESKTSRLFALALVYVTGMAITYSIIGVVTALSGSLFGSLLQNPFVLIGIALVLVALSLSMFGLYEFQLPASWMAKFGEARSGYFGSLFMGLTMGIVAAPCIGPFVVGLLTFVGAKGDPLFGFFIFFVLALGLGFPYIFLAVFSGKIKSLPRSGEWMISVKKIFGFVLIGMAIYFLLPLLPETFRGYILPSFMILSSVYLLVFDKTGNNLKTFSYIKSAILVVIALIGLWLLIPSEKESIEWEKVRVEQINLGNGQPVIIDFYADWCVPCKELDAMTFTDKNVIEEAKRFRRYKVDLTSTGSEQTQLAMKKYSIVGVPTVILFDSNGNEAKRITSFVNAEEFLKIMKEIE; from the coding sequence ATGAAAAAAATAATTTATTTAATTGTTTCGCTTTTACTAACAACTTCAGTTTACTCACAAAAAGTATTAACCATTGAAGCAAGCAAAAGTCACACAAAAATTAAATCGGGTGAAAATCTTTACTTGATACTCAAAGTTAAGATTGATCCTGAATGGCATATTAACTCAAATAAGCCAAATGAAGATTATTTAATCCCAAGTGATGTTTCAATTAATTCCGCTGAAGGTTTTTTAATCTCACAGAAAATTTTCCCGAAAGCAAAGGAACTTAAATTTGATTTTTCCGATGTTCCTGTTTCAGTGTTCGAAGGAGAATTTGAAATTCCACTGATTATCCGAATTCCCGAGAATTTGAAAGAAGGAAATTACAAATTTGAAATTGAGTTTTCTTATCAAGCCTGTAATAATCAAACCTGTCTGCCGCCGGATAAAGAAAAAGTTTTAGTTGAAATTGGTGTAGTCTCCAATTCTTCTCAAGAAGCGAAAAATTCAAATTTCAACTTTGCAGCATTTGAAAAGAAAGCTGAAGATAAAAAAGAAAGTTCTTTGTTTGATGAAGGAAATCTTTTACTTTCATTTATATTGGTTTTTTTAGGTGGACTTGCACTTAACTTGACACCTTGTGTATATCCTTTAATCCCCATTACACTTGGTTATTTTGGAGGACAAAGCGAAAGTAAAACATCCAGATTGTTTGCTCTTGCTCTTGTCTATGTAACTGGAATGGCAATTACATACTCTATCATTGGAGTCGTTACAGCTTTAAGTGGAAGTTTGTTTGGTTCTTTACTTCAAAATCCATTTGTATTAATTGGAATTGCTTTGGTGTTGGTTGCTTTATCGTTGAGTATGTTTGGTTTATATGAATTTCAATTGCCAGCATCGTGGATGGCTAAATTTGGTGAAGCTCGTTCAGGATATTTTGGTTCTTTATTTATGGGATTAACGATGGGAATTGTTGCAGCCCCTTGCATTGGACCTTTTGTTGTTGGATTGCTTACATTCGTTGGTGCAAAGGGTGATCCATTATTTGGTTTCTTTATTTTCTTTGTTTTAGCACTCGGGCTCGGCTTCCCTTACATTTTCCTTGCTGTATTTTCAGGAAAGATTAAATCACTGCCAAGAAGCGGCGAATGGATGATCTCTGTAAAGAAAATTTTTGGATTTGTATTGATTGGAATGGCAATTTATTTCTTGCTTCCACTTTTGCCTGAAACTTTCAGAGGATACATTCTTCCATCTTTTATGATCTTAAGTTCAGTTTATCTTCTTGTATTTGATAAAACAGGGAATAATCTTAAAACATTTTCTTACATTAAAAGTGCAATTCTTGTGGTGATTGCTCTAATTGGTTTATGGCTCTTAATTCCATCTGAAAAAGAATCTATTGAATGGGAGAAAGTCAGGGTCGAACAAATTAATTTAGGAAACGGACAGCCAGTTATAATTGATTTTTATGCTGATTGGTGTGTACCATGCAAAGAGCTTGATGCAATGACTTTTACAGATAAAAATGTAATTGAAGAAGCAAAAAGATTTAGACGATACAAAGTTGATTTAACTTCGACTGGAAGCGAACAAACTCAACTTGCAATGAAGAAATATTCTATTGTTGGTGTTCCCACTGTAATTTTATTTGATTCAAATGGCAACGAAGCAAAAAGAATTACTTCTTTTGTAAATGCTGAAGAATTCTTAAAAATTATGAAAGAAATAGAGTGA
- a CDS encoding leucyl aminopeptidase — protein MIKFETLSTKGKKLFSRFETIESFSLFSFSEKESIEETLTKFSTLTNEKLPKKLQSIIESTDENPFQFNLKDGRLVILQKVCERKKLNSDTFRRASASLAKKLSSLKVTETLVIPVDLSDEEITQNFKTHDYYIQTYLEGFKLGAYKYQDYLQKKNKSEISIKIYYPEISEDRLKEIYTNTETLMKYVYLARDLQNKPSNELTPKKFVEIVKEFTRTNRNVKLKVFDFEQIKKMKMGGLEAVGKGSDNPPYFLILEYNGNSQSKDKTVLVGKGITFDSGGISLKPASGMWEMKGDMSGAAAVVSSIFAAAELNLKTNLIGLVPLAENMPSGKSMKPGDIIKTASGKTIEIDNTDAEGRLILADALEYASKFKPKVVIDLATLTGACVVALGQFAAGLFTRSDELACKLTEAGNLTSEKVWRLPLWDDYHSLIKSNYADVKNVGGRWAGAITAACFLEKFVDQNYQWAHLDIAGPAFQDDTIPYNSKTMTGYGVRLLIEYLKQN, from the coding sequence ATGATTAAATTTGAAACTTTATCAACAAAAGGGAAAAAATTATTCTCCCGCTTCGAAACAATTGAAAGTTTTTCGCTCTTTTCTTTTTCAGAAAAAGAATCAATTGAAGAAACATTGACAAAATTTTCAACGCTCACAAATGAAAAGTTGCCAAAAAAACTTCAATCAATAATTGAAAGCACGGACGAAAATCCTTTTCAGTTTAATCTGAAAGATGGAAGGTTAGTTATTCTTCAAAAGGTTTGCGAAAGAAAAAAATTGAACTCCGATACTTTTCGAAGGGCTTCTGCAAGTCTTGCTAAGAAATTATCTTCTTTGAAAGTCACTGAGACTTTAGTCATTCCAGTTGATTTAAGTGATGAAGAGATTACACAAAACTTTAAAACTCATGATTATTACATTCAGACTTATCTTGAGGGCTTTAAATTAGGAGCTTACAAATATCAAGATTATCTGCAAAAGAAAAACAAATCTGAGATATCCATTAAAATTTATTATCCCGAAATAAGCGAAGACAGACTAAAAGAAATTTACACAAACACTGAAACCTTGATGAAATATGTTTATCTCGCAAGAGACCTTCAAAATAAACCTTCAAATGAATTGACACCGAAAAAATTTGTTGAAATTGTTAAAGAGTTCACCAGAACAAATAGAAATGTGAAATTAAAAGTTTTTGATTTTGAACAGATAAAGAAAATGAAAATGGGTGGACTTGAAGCTGTAGGCAAAGGCAGCGATAATCCACCATACTTTTTAATTCTTGAATATAATGGAAACTCACAGTCAAAAGATAAAACTGTTCTTGTTGGTAAAGGAATTACTTTTGATTCTGGAGGAATTAGTTTAAAACCTGCTTCTGGAATGTGGGAGATGAAAGGAGATATGTCAGGCGCTGCTGCTGTTGTTTCATCGATCTTTGCTGCAGCTGAATTGAATTTAAAGACAAATTTAATTGGACTAGTCCCGCTTGCTGAGAATATGCCGTCAGGCAAATCAATGAAACCTGGTGATATAATTAAAACCGCATCTGGTAAAACTATTGAAATAGATAATACTGACGCTGAAGGCAGATTAATCCTTGCCGATGCGCTTGAGTATGCTTCGAAATTTAAACCAAAAGTCGTAATCGATTTGGCAACATTAACTGGTGCCTGCGTAGTTGCTTTGGGACAATTCGCTGCTGGTTTGTTCACTCGTTCAGATGAGCTTGCGTGCAAATTGACAGAAGCTGGAAATTTAACTTCAGAAAAAGTGTGGCGGCTTCCATTATGGGATGATTATCATTCATTGATTAAAAGTAATTATGCAGATGTGAAAAATGTCGGCGGCAGATGGGCTGGTGCAATTACGGCTGCTTGTTTCCTTGAAAAATTTGTTGACCAGAATTATCAATGGGCTCATCTGGATATTGCCGGACCTGCATTTCAGGATGATACTATTCCATACAACTCTAAAACTATGACAGGTTATGGCGTAAGATTATTAATTGAATATTTGAAACAGAATTAG
- a CDS encoding bifunctional oligoribonuclease/PAP phosphatase NrnA yields the protein MIDYNRIIEILKSNNSFVITTHVNPDGDAIGSELALAYFLQKLGKKVWIINHSPTPENFVFLDEENLIQKYDAKLDDYILNADVLLAVDFNSLGRARSMMQVLEKSKAYKVIIDHHRNPQNFVNEIFYDVDEPATGNIIYKIIKTYNPDLIDKKTADALYAAIMTDTGSFRFERITPELHLIVADLISRGANPSYIYNKIYNEMSIEKLKLLGKAITNINLEADGKIAFMILDRQLIEKYVKTEEEFDVDGFVNYCLSLKSVIVGLLFFELKNGVKVSLRSKEKFPVNLLAEKFGGGGHLNAAGIRLDGMKLDEVLPKVIQQAIEDLKQYEGELQ from the coding sequence ATGATAGATTATAACAGAATAATTGAAATTTTAAAATCAAATAATAGTTTTGTTATAACAACTCATGTAAATCCCGATGGTGATGCAATCGGAAGTGAACTTGCCCTTGCATACTTTTTACAAAAACTTGGGAAAAAAGTCTGGATAATAAATCATAGTCCAACACCAGAAAATTTCGTCTTTCTTGATGAAGAGAATCTAATTCAAAAATATGATGCAAAGCTTGATGACTATATTTTAAATGCCGATGTTTTGCTGGCGGTTGATTTTAACTCTCTTGGTCGTGCACGTTCTATGATGCAAGTTCTAGAGAAAAGTAAAGCTTATAAAGTCATAATTGATCATCATCGCAATCCACAAAATTTTGTGAATGAAATTTTCTACGATGTTGATGAACCTGCAACAGGCAATATTATTTACAAAATAATCAAAACTTATAATCCAGATTTGATTGATAAAAAAACTGCGGATGCACTTTACGCCGCAATTATGACAGATACTGGCTCGTTTCGATTTGAAAGAATTACACCTGAGTTGCATTTGATTGTCGCTGATTTAATCTCTCGAGGAGCTAATCCTTCATACATTTATAATAAGATTTATAATGAAATGAGTATTGAAAAACTAAAACTGCTTGGCAAGGCAATTACAAATATCAACCTGGAAGCTGATGGGAAAATTGCATTTATGATTTTAGATCGACAATTAATTGAAAAATATGTTAAGACAGAAGAAGAATTCGATGTTGACGGCTTTGTGAATTATTGTTTAAGTTTAAAGTCAGTTATAGTTGGACTCTTATTTTTTGAATTGAAAAATGGTGTGAAAGTGAGTTTGAGGAGCAAAGAAAAATTCCCTGTAAACTTACTTGCAGAAAAATTTGGCGGCGGCGGACACTTGAATGCAGCAGGTATTCGTCTTGATGGAATGAAGCTGGATGAGGTTTTACCAAAAGTCATTCAACAAGCAATTGAAGATTTAAAACAATATGAAGGAGAATTACAATGA